A portion of the Pectobacterium brasiliense genome contains these proteins:
- a CDS encoding manganese/iron ABC transporter ATP-binding protein codes for MSSDRAVQSLEVNDVSVTYSNGHQAIRHASFSLTGGTICALVGVNGSGKSTLFKSIMGLVKPTSGQVLLNQQPIYQALKQNLVAYVPQTEDVDWNFPVLVSDVVMMGRYGRMNFLRIPSKQDRAIVAESLERVGLSTLQHRQIGELSGGQKKRVFLARALAQQGSVLLLDEPFTGVDVKTENAIIDLLRTLRDEGHLILVATHNLGSVPEFCDNVILVNRTVLAAGPTHSTFTQSNLEKTFGGVLRHINLGGSHLHDDDDVRSVTVLTDDERPAVFYGSTKSDPPASRAIPEEKKP; via the coding sequence ATGAGTAGTGATCGAGCAGTACAGTCATTAGAAGTCAATGATGTTTCGGTTACTTACAGCAACGGGCATCAGGCTATTCGCCATGCCTCTTTTTCCCTGACTGGCGGTACGATTTGCGCCTTGGTTGGCGTAAACGGCAGTGGAAAATCAACGTTGTTCAAAAGCATCATGGGGTTGGTCAAGCCAACCTCAGGGCAGGTACTGCTCAACCAGCAACCGATCTACCAGGCACTGAAACAGAATCTGGTTGCTTATGTTCCACAAACAGAAGACGTGGACTGGAATTTCCCCGTTCTGGTTTCCGACGTGGTTATGATGGGACGCTACGGGAGAATGAATTTCCTGCGTATTCCCAGTAAACAGGACCGCGCTATTGTCGCGGAGTCGCTGGAGCGCGTCGGGTTATCAACGCTGCAACATCGCCAGATCGGTGAACTGTCCGGTGGACAGAAAAAGCGCGTCTTTCTGGCACGGGCGCTGGCTCAACAAGGCAGCGTATTGCTGCTGGATGAGCCTTTCACTGGCGTAGACGTTAAAACAGAGAACGCGATTATCGACCTGCTTCGCACCTTGCGCGATGAAGGGCATTTGATTTTGGTGGCAACCCATAACCTCGGTAGCGTTCCCGAGTTTTGTGACAACGTTATTTTGGTCAACCGCACCGTTTTAGCCGCAGGACCGACACACAGCACCTTTACCCAAAGCAATTTGGAGAAAACGTTCGGTGGCGTGCTGAGACATATCAACCTCGGGGGATCTCATCTTCACGATGATGACGATGTCCGTTCGGTGACGGTGTTAACAGACGATGAACGTCCTGCCGTGTTCTATGGATCGACCAAGAGCGATCCTCCTGCGTCACGCGCAATACCGGAGGAGAAAAAGCCCTGA
- a CDS encoding metal ABC transporter substrate-binding protein, producing MIGFHAHLPALFRRIALPCALLLLSSTSAQAAEKLKVITTFTIIQDIAQNIAGDAATVESITKPGAEIHDYQPTPRDIVKTQSAQLVLWNGMNLERWFTRFFENVKNVPAVVVTEGITPLPIREGAYNGNPNPHAWMSPSNALIYIENIRKGLVQADPANAETYNRNAKAYAEKIKALDAPLRERLARIPEQQRWLVTSEGAFSYLAKDYQFNEVYLWPINADEQGSPQQVRRVIDTVREKAIPVVFSESTVSDKPAKQVSKETGAKYGGVLYVDSLSTEKGPVPTYIDLLKVTVETIAKGFNQ from the coding sequence ATGATTGGTTTTCACGCTCATTTACCTGCCCTATTCCGTCGCATCGCGCTGCCGTGCGCTTTACTGCTTTTATCCAGTACCTCCGCTCAGGCGGCTGAAAAGCTTAAAGTCATCACGACCTTTACCATCATTCAGGATATCGCACAGAATATTGCGGGCGATGCGGCGACGGTTGAGTCCATCACCAAACCCGGTGCGGAGATTCATGATTATCAGCCAACACCACGCGATATTGTTAAAACACAGTCTGCACAGTTGGTGCTGTGGAACGGCATGAATCTCGAACGTTGGTTTACACGCTTTTTCGAGAACGTGAAAAATGTGCCCGCTGTTGTGGTGACGGAAGGCATTACGCCGCTTCCTATCCGCGAAGGTGCCTATAATGGCAATCCAAATCCACATGCCTGGATGTCGCCTTCCAACGCATTAATCTATATTGAAAATATTCGCAAAGGTCTGGTGCAAGCCGATCCCGCGAATGCAGAAACGTATAACCGTAACGCCAAAGCCTATGCGGAAAAAATTAAGGCTCTCGACGCGCCGCTGCGTGAACGTCTTGCCCGTATCCCAGAACAGCAGCGCTGGTTAGTCACCAGTGAAGGGGCGTTCAGCTATCTGGCAAAAGATTATCAGTTCAATGAAGTCTACCTCTGGCCAATCAATGCCGACGAACAAGGTTCACCACAGCAGGTGCGTCGGGTTATCGATACGGTGCGTGAGAAGGCTATCCCTGTCGTATTCAGCGAAAGCACCGTTTCCGATAAGCCGGCAAAACAGGTCAGTAAAGAAACGGGGGCGAAATATGGCGGCGTGCTGTATGTTGATTCCCTGTCTACAGAGAAAGGCCCAGTGCCAACCTATATCGACCTGTTAAAAGTGACGGTGGAAACTATCGCTAAAGGATTTAATCAATGA
- a CDS encoding fructosamine kinase family protein yields MWQAISRLLEEHHGAADIQERRELSGGEIHPAWYVRYGEHDVFVKCDSREMLTKFTAESDQLHLLSRSNTVRVPTVYGVGSSRDNSFLLLQYLPVKPLDAHSAWCLGEQLARLHQWSDQPQFGLDFDNDLSTTPQPNSWQRRWATFFAEQRIGWQLQLAAEKGMHFGHIETLIARVEERLAGHQPQPSLLHGDLWPDNCANSQDGAYLFDPACYWGDRECDLAMLPRYPALPPQIYDGYQSVWPLDKGFIDRQPIYQIYYLLNRANLFGGKHIVEAQQLIERQLLI; encoded by the coding sequence ATGTGGCAAGCTATCAGCCGACTTTTGGAAGAACATCACGGTGCTGCGGATATTCAGGAGCGTCGCGAATTATCCGGCGGTGAAATACATCCCGCCTGGTACGTCCGCTACGGCGAGCATGACGTCTTCGTAAAATGTGATAGTCGTGAAATGCTGACCAAATTCACGGCTGAATCCGATCAACTTCATTTGCTGAGCCGCAGTAATACGGTGCGTGTACCCACCGTCTATGGTGTCGGTAGCTCACGCGATAACAGTTTCCTGCTTCTGCAATATCTTCCCGTCAAACCGTTGGATGCGCACAGCGCCTGGTGCCTGGGTGAACAGCTAGCACGCCTGCATCAATGGAGCGACCAGCCACAATTTGGGCTGGATTTCGATAACGACCTCTCAACAACGCCTCAGCCAAACAGCTGGCAGCGGCGCTGGGCGACCTTTTTTGCCGAACAGCGTATTGGCTGGCAGTTGCAGTTGGCGGCGGAAAAAGGGATGCATTTTGGTCACATTGAAACGCTGATCGCACGCGTTGAGGAACGTCTGGCAGGACATCAGCCTCAGCCGTCGCTCCTGCACGGTGACCTATGGCCAGACAACTGTGCGAATAGTCAGGATGGCGCTTATCTGTTCGATCCGGCCTGCTATTGGGGAGACAGAGAATGTGATTTAGCAATGCTGCCACGCTATCCGGCCCTACCCCCACAGATTTATGACGGTTATCAGAGCGTGTGGCCGCTGGATAAAGGCTTTATCGATCGCCAGCCCATTTATCAGATTTATTATCTGCTTAACCGCGCCAACCTTTTTGGCGGCAAGCATATTGTTGAAGCGCAACAGCTCATTGAACGGCAGCTTTTGATCTAA
- a CDS encoding metal ABC transporter permease, with protein sequence MIDILLQPFSYNYMVKAIWVSAIVGGVCAFLSAYLMLKGWSLMGDALSHSVVPGVAGAYALGLPYAAGAFFTGMLAALAMTLIRHITRLREDAIIGFIFSTFFAVGLLIISLNPTSVNVQSIIFGNILGIADEDILQVEIIIGVTFVILCLLWKDLLAVFFDENHARSIGLSPLKLKILFFTLLSACTVAALQTVGAILVIAMVITPGATAYLLTDRFGRLVVISIALGAITSAVGAYLSFFLDGATGGVIVTLQTVVFLLAFVFAPKHGLLASRRLRLRDQSGDAL encoded by the coding sequence ATGATCGATATCCTGTTGCAGCCATTCAGCTATAACTACATGGTCAAGGCGATCTGGGTCAGCGCGATTGTCGGCGGCGTGTGTGCTTTTCTTTCGGCGTATCTGATGCTGAAAGGCTGGTCGTTGATGGGCGATGCGCTCTCCCACTCCGTCGTCCCCGGTGTCGCAGGAGCCTATGCGCTGGGCTTGCCCTACGCGGCAGGTGCATTTTTTACCGGCATGCTCGCCGCGCTGGCGATGACCCTGATTCGTCACATTACCCGATTACGTGAAGATGCGATTATCGGCTTTATTTTCTCAACGTTTTTCGCTGTCGGCCTGCTGATTATTTCGCTCAACCCGACATCGGTTAACGTGCAATCCATCATTTTTGGCAATATTTTAGGTATTGCTGACGAAGATATTCTGCAAGTTGAAATCATCATCGGCGTAACGTTCGTGATTCTGTGCCTGCTGTGGAAAGATCTGCTGGCCGTGTTCTTTGATGAGAACCATGCCCGTTCCATTGGCCTTTCCCCGCTGAAGCTGAAAATTCTGTTCTTTACGCTTCTCAGTGCCTGTACGGTCGCAGCGTTGCAAACTGTCGGGGCGATTTTGGTGATCGCGATGGTGATTACGCCGGGTGCCACGGCTTACCTGCTCACCGATCGATTTGGTCGTCTGGTTGTCATTTCTATTGCACTGGGTGCGATCACCAGCGCCGTCGGGGCGTATCTAAGCTTCTTCCTTGATGGTGCAACCGGCGGCGTAATTGTCACGTTGCAAACCGTCGTCTTCCTGTTGGCGTTTGTCTTTGCACCCAAGCACGGGTTGCTGGCATCGCGCCGCCTGCGGTTACGCGATCAATCAGGAGATGCATTATGA
- a CDS encoding metal ABC transporter permease yields the protein MTLISWLIDPLSYPFMQRALLAAVVTGTVCAVLSCYLVLKGWSLMGDAISHAVLPGIVVAFLLGIPLVIGAFVSGIFCAVTTGYVKEHSRVKEDTVMGIIFSGMFALGLVMFARIDTDQHLNHILFGNVLGITQQELTQILLIAGVTLAIILLKRRDFMLYCFDPNHARVIGLPVKLLHYGLLSLLAMTIVASLQAVGVILVIAMLIAPGIIAFMVCKRFERMVLVATLVSVISCIAGTLISFYIDGATGPCIVIVQALFFTLALTYHQLKLRRQATSQAITDAL from the coding sequence ATGACGCTCATTAGCTGGCTCATCGATCCCCTGTCCTACCCATTCATGCAGCGTGCGTTACTCGCCGCCGTCGTCACCGGTACGGTCTGCGCTGTGCTGTCGTGTTATCTGGTGCTGAAAGGCTGGTCGCTAATGGGTGATGCCATTTCCCATGCTGTGCTGCCAGGCATTGTTGTCGCGTTTTTACTGGGGATCCCATTAGTTATCGGAGCTTTCGTTTCCGGTATTTTTTGTGCGGTTACAACGGGCTATGTGAAGGAACACAGCCGGGTCAAAGAAGACACGGTCATGGGGATCATCTTTTCCGGCATGTTTGCGCTGGGGCTCGTGATGTTTGCGCGTATCGATACCGATCAGCACCTGAACCATATTCTGTTTGGTAACGTGCTGGGTATCACTCAGCAAGAGCTGACGCAAATCTTACTGATTGCCGGGGTGACGCTGGCCATCATCTTGTTAAAGCGCCGAGATTTTATGCTGTACTGCTTCGATCCCAATCATGCCCGCGTCATTGGCCTGCCCGTTAAGCTGCTGCACTACGGATTGCTGAGCCTGCTGGCGATGACGATTGTCGCATCATTACAGGCCGTCGGCGTTATTCTGGTGATTGCGATGCTGATTGCGCCGGGCATTATTGCCTTCATGGTCTGTAAGCGCTTCGAGCGGATGGTTCTCGTCGCCACGCTGGTTTCCGTCATTTCCTGTATTGCCGGCACCCTGATCAGTTTCTACATCGATGGCGCCACAGGCCCTTGTATCGTCATCGTTCAGGCCCTGTTCTTTACGCTAGCACTGACCTACCACCAGCTTAAACTGCGTCGTCAGGCAACCTCTCAGGCTATCACCGACGCACTGTAA
- a CDS encoding YniB family protein — translation MTYQQAGRIAVVKRIAGWILFIPALLSTFVSLANYLYAYTQKKQGIDAVLLDFVHLMVDMVRFNTPFLNIFWYNSPVPDFTRFFSGATLMFWLIYILIFVGLALQVSGARMSRQAKAIKEGIEDQLILEKMKGDGGNTRETLESRVVVPGHTIFVQFFPLYILPVIVAGIGYLVLRLLGLPV, via the coding sequence ATGACGTATCAACAGGCTGGCCGTATTGCCGTCGTTAAACGCATTGCCGGATGGATCCTTTTTATTCCCGCGCTGCTTTCAACCTTCGTCTCGCTGGCTAATTATCTTTACGCTTATACCCAGAAAAAACAGGGTATTGATGCTGTTCTTTTGGATTTTGTGCACCTGATGGTCGATATGGTGCGCTTTAATACGCCTTTCCTGAACATTTTTTGGTACAACTCGCCAGTACCGGATTTTACGCGTTTTTTCAGTGGGGCGACGCTGATGTTTTGGCTGATCTACATCCTGATTTTTGTTGGTCTGGCTTTGCAGGTGTCGGGTGCCCGGATGTCGCGTCAGGCGAAGGCCATTAAGGAAGGTATTGAAGATCAACTGATTCTGGAAAAGATGAAAGGTGATGGCGGGAATACGCGTGAGACGCTGGAATCACGTGTTGTTGTTCCTGGTCACACGATTTTTGTGCAATTCTTTCCGCTTTATATCCTGCCGGTGATTGTCGCGGGTATTGGCTATCTGGTGTTACGTTTATTAGGATTGCCCGTCTGA